ACGGTGTCGAACGCGACAAACTTCACGTCGAAGGCGTTGGCATGGCACTTGGCCACGAGTTCAGGAACTTCAGAAGCGGTGAAGGATTCAGCGGTGAAGGTTTCACCATTAGCAGTCCATTCCGTGCAGGTGCTGTCTTCGTTGGACGGGACAACCGGAGTCGTGATGGACGTATCGGCCGGAACAGTGTCGCACTTGGTTTCGCCGAGGGCGACGATGCAGTATTCAACAACCGCAGTCATCTTGGCATTCACGATGAGGTCAGACTGGACGTTCGTGAATTCCTTGTCCCAACCATCGAAGCGATATCCTTCGAAAGCAGGAACTTCAGGAGCAACGGCGTTGGAATCGTAGGCAACGCGCTGGCTGTCAACGAGGACAGTGTCGAACGCGACAAACTTCACGTCGAAGGCGTTGGCATGGCACTTGGCCAAGAGTTCAGGAACTTCGGAAGCGAGGAAGGTAGAATCGGTGAAGGTTTCACCATTAACAGTCCATTCCGTGCAGGTGCTGTCTTCGTTAGACGGGACAACCGGAGTTGGCATGGTAGAGTCAGCCGGAACATCTTCGCACTTGGTTTCGCCGAGAGCGATGACGCAAACAGTCGTCATCTTGGTGACCTTACCCGTAACGTCGAGGTTTTCAACCACCTTCGAGAAGTCCTTGTCCCAGCCATCGAAACGATAGCCTTCGCCATAGAATTCCAGGACTTCGTCCTTCGGGTCGGTAGCGGCAGCTTCGTAAGCAACCTTCTGGGTCTTGAAGAGAGCAGCATCATTGGAGCCTTCAGCCACATAGAAGCTCACGATGAGTTCGTTAGCATGGCACTTGGCCACAAGTTCAGGAACTTCGGAAGCGATGAAGGTAGAATCGGTGAAGGTTTCACCATTAACAGTCCATTCCGTGCAGGTGCTGTCTTCGTTAGACGGGACAACCGGAGTTGGCATGGTAGAGTCAGCCGGAACATCTTCGCACTTGGTTTCGCCGAGAGCGATGACGCAAACAGTCGTCATCTTGGTCATGTTGGCGTTCACATTGAGAGCGGTAATCACGTACGAGAAGTCCTTATCCCAGTTTTCAAAGCGATAGCCTTCAACAACCGGATCGGCCGGAGCCTGAGCGGCAGTACCATAGGCAACGCTCTGGGAATCAATCATGTTATCGAGAACGAAGAACTTCACGTCGAGCTTGTTCACGGAGCACTTGGCTTCGAGAGTCGTCAGCTGAGCAATCGTCAGTTCGTCACCGGCATGGAGTTCAACTTCGCCATTCAACCAGGCATCGCAAGTGAGCGAGTCGCTGGAAGGCGGATTATCCGGGATAACAATCGTCGTATCCACAGGGACCGAGTCACACTTAGTGGTGTCAACCGTAACGAAGCAGACTTCAGTCATCGCAGTCAGGAGAGCGTCAATTTCCAGGTCGGTCGTCACGTCCGTGAATTCCTTATCCCAACCGTCAAAGCGGAAGCCTTTGACAACCGGATCGGCAGGAGCCTGAGCGTTAGCATGGAAAGCAACGGTCTGTTCGTCATAGGTTTCGCCCTGGACATAGAACGTCACAGTGAAGGTCTTAGCAATCTTTTCGAACTGAGCAGTGTAAGTCGTATCTTTGGTAGCAGCAGCGAACGGTCTGTCCCAACCAGTGAACTTGTAGGTTGCGGAATCCGTTTCGAGGTCAGCCGGAACTTCAGAGCCGTTTTCTTCGTCGTAGTAGAATACCATGGTGTTCTTTTCGAAGGACTTCTTGGCCAATTCCGCACCGTAATCGGTAACGAAGGTGATTTCGAACAGTTCGTTCAGCACGGCATTGTAAGTCACAGCACGAGTGTAGAACTTAGTCTGAGCTTCAGCAGAAGTCAGCACGTTGCCATGATCGTCCTTCCAGCCGCGGAACACTGCGCCAGGGACCGTCGGGTCGGCAACAGTCGCTTCGACAATCTTGCCCTTAACGGTCGTCGCTTCGAGAGTAACCTTACCATTAACCACGAACGTAATCTTGTAGTTGCCATGGCAACCCGAGAAGTTAAGCACCGGATAATTGCCAGATTCGAAGAGCCAAACAAATGTGTATTCAATCTTGCCGTTCTGAGTGTTCAGAACACGGACAAAATCTTCATTAGTGTTCATGTTGGCAGTCGTCTCGCCTTTAACAGTCGTAATCGTGGAATTGTCTTCAGAACCAACCGCCTTTGTGACTTTAGACAAAACCTGAGAATCGTAGTAGCAGTTTTCGACCTTAGAATAGTCC
The uncultured Fibrobacter sp. genome window above contains:
- a CDS encoding InlB B-repeat-containing protein, producing MTILGQDYAKVTTCADLDQVRTWTNNGEVVNVFVMNDIDCGNKNFAPIGQSEIKAFEGIFDGNGKTISGMNFTAVTSIDTLNLSETVAGFFGIIGKKGVVKNITISKSKTNVTSSNYAGILVGLNYGVIEGAKTTKSDTVKSSGDVGGIAGRNGGYGTMIGCENRATVKDGANAGGIAGANTGAISTSINYAAVSGTIAGGIVGNSHYRTIQKEKITHVPGRIAACQNLGSVSGSKYAGGIVGENKDGSINNCRNDGSVAATNTYWTAIAGGVVGYSYFDNNSKYESGNYTAVVLNSFSTTNSVTGKTVGGVVGKVGNESSHKDYSKVENCYYDSQVLSKVTKAVGSEDNSTITTVKGETTANMNTNEDFVRVLNTQNGKIEYTFVWLFESGNYPVLNFSGCHGNYKITFVVNGKVTLEATTVKGKIVEATVADPTVPGAVFRGWKDDHGNVLTSAEAQTKFYTRAVTYNAVLNELFEITFVTDYGAELAKKSFEKNTMVFYYDEENGSEVPADLETDSATYKFTGWDRPFAAATKDTTYTAQFEKIAKTFTVTFYVQGETYDEQTVAFHANAQAPADPVVKGFRFDGWDKEFTDVTTDLEIDALLTAMTEVCFVTVDTTKCDSVPVDTTIVIPDNPPSSDSLTCDAWLNGEVELHAGDELTIAQLTTLEAKCSVNKLDVKFFVLDNMIDSQSVAYGTAAQAPADPVVEGYRFENWDKDFSYVITALNVNANMTKMTTVCVIALGETKCEDVPADSTMPTPVVPSNEDSTCTEWTVNGETFTDSTFIASEVPELVAKCHANELIVSFYVAEGSNDAALFKTQKVAYEAAATDPKDEVLEFYGEGYRFDGWDKDFSKVVENLDVTGKVTKMTTVCVIALGETKCEDVPADSTMPTPVVPSNEDSTCTEWTVNGETFTDSTFLASEVPELLAKCHANAFDVKFVAFDTVLVDSQRVAYDSNAVAPEVPAFEGYRFDGWDKEFTNVQSDLIVNAKMTAVVEYCIVALGETKCDTVPADTSITTPVVPSNEDSTCTEWTANGETFTAESFTASEVPELVAKCHANAFDVKFVAFDTV